In the Quercus lobata isolate SW786 chromosome 5, ValleyOak3.0 Primary Assembly, whole genome shotgun sequence genome, one interval contains:
- the LOC115988867 gene encoding TMV resistance protein N-like: MATQTASSSTWKYDVFLSFCGVDTRKNFTDHLYTALKQKGIVTFKDDEKLERGKYISTELLKAIEESKYAIIVLSRNYASSRWCLIELAKIVECMKDNGLIVLPVFYHVDPSHVRNQTGTLAEAFAKHEQDPKINIKDVQAWKDALKEVGNISGWHINDSHESSDIQQILKRIFSELNFKFSSIFLKGLVGVDSRVKEVLDSYLDEGSGGVRFVGICGMGGMGKTTLAQEIYKRIFVNFEASIFIDNVREETRNQGLVSLQKQLISKILMESEINIWKISEGINVIGNIVRNKKVLIVLDDVDGEEQLEALAGNHVWFGSGSRIIVTSRDSHLLRRCDMNFIYTVKQLNNNDALKLFSWRAFKKPDPKENYMDLSQQFVNYANGLPLALKVLGSLLFDKEIDEWNSALDKLKVEPDKKILDILKISYDGLTNTQKELFLDIACFFKGENKNCIRDILKSFGYYPEYNIGVLIDKSLITIERKETIWMHDMLQEMGQEIVSHESPKELGGRRRLSLYEDVLFVLKNNIGTVVVEGIKLNTPIEIEEHLSAEAFSKMKKLRLLKIGYEQPPQDLIRGPVQLPQGLSYLSNELRAIDWHGYPLKSMPTSFQPNKLVELRMHYSDIKQLWKGIMVLNELKLIDLSDSQNLIEIPDLSGVPNLKQLILQRCTRLYKMHASLGDLKWLIRLDLNGCKCLESLPYKISLEALEFFNLNGCSKLKKFPDIVENMPRLSKLCLSETAIKDLSLLVIHSTGLIELDLRDCKNLSSLPIAICSLMSLKTLNLSSCPKLDELPENLGKIEGLEELDVSGTAITGLPSSVVHLKNLKELSLSRCVGLSSKSFKLTRLPLMQPRRSPDPMGMLERSLIGLCSLTKLDLSYCYVQTIPNVLGCLLSLEHLNLRGNNFVSLPESIIQLSNLRWLYMGGCTHLRMLPKLPLNIEYIDATMCTSLETLSLRPEYDFQPIFRLLNCDNLIKNQGYGDLFSTILGRYIINTQGLHNYPFYHLIPGSEIPKWFSYQNLGASVSLQVPSDLLCNKLMGIAICAVFIFRQHHPLHQLHINDYGDMIGTHYLCCSVGGSTTSASLILSEEFGKIESYQLSLRYFPSAFFAAKWKEILEKLPQMTNHHT; this comes from the exons ATGGCCACTCAAACAGCCTCCTCCTCTACTTGGAAATATGATGTGTTTCTGAGTTTTTGCGGTGTTGACACCCGTAAGAATTTCACAGACCATCTTTATACAGCTTTGAAACAAAAAGGTATTGTCACCTTCAAGGATGATGAGAAACTTGAGCGTGGAAAATATATTTCTACAGAACTCTTAAAAGCTATAGAAGAGTCCAAGTACGCAATCATCGTTCTCTCAAGAAACTATGCTTCTTCAAGGTGGTGCTTGATTGAACTGGCAAAGATTGTCGAATGCATGAAAGACAATGGGTTGATTGTTTTGCCCGTTTTTTACCATGTGGATCCCTCTCATGTACGGAACCAAACTGGGACTCTTGCTGAAGCTTTTGCTAAACATGAGCAAGATCCCAAGATTAACATAAAGGATGTACAAGCGTGGAAAGATGCTTTAAAAGAAGTTGGCAATATCTCTGGATGGCATATAAATGACAG CCATGAATCATCAGATATCCAACAAATCCTTAAAAGGATATTTAgtgaattgaattttaaattctcAAGTATTTTTCTCAAGGGCCTTGTTGGAGTAGACTCACGTGTAAAAGAAGTGTTGGATTCATATTTGGATGAAGGATCGGGTGGTGTTCGCTTTGTAGGGATTTGTGGGATGGGTGGAATGGGCAAAACAACTCTTGCACAAGAAATTTACAAGAGaatttttgttaactttgaaGCTAGCATCTTTATTGATAATGTAAGAGAAGAAACTAGAAATCAAGGTCTagtttctttacaaaaacaacttATTTCCAAGATCCTTATGGAAAGCGAAATAAATATATGGAAAATTTCTGAGGGAATCAATGTCATAGGGAATATAGTACGTAATAAAAaggttcttattgttcttgatgatgtggatgGAGAAGAACAACTAGAAGCATTAGCAGGGAACCATGTTTGGTTTGGTTCAGGGAGTAGAATCATTGTAACAAGCAGAGACAGTCATTTATTGAGAAGATGTGacatgaattttatatatacagtCAAGCAGTTGAATAACAATGATGCTTTGAAGCTTTTTAGTTGGAGAGCTTTCAAGAAACCTGATcctaaagaaaattatatggaTTTGTCTCAGCAATTTGTAAATTATGCTAACGGCCTTCCTTTGGCTCTTAAAGTTTTAGGTTCTTTGTTATTTGATAAAGAAATAGATGAATGGAATAGTGCTTTGGATAAACTAAAAGTAGAGCcggataaaaaaattttagatattctTAAAATAAGTTATGATGGGTTGACGAATACGCAGAAAGAATTATTTTTggatattgcatgttttttcaAAGGAGAGAACAAGAATTGCATAAGAGATATACTAAAAAGTTTTGGTTACTATCCAGAGTACAATATTGGTGTTCTTATAGACAAATCTCTCATAACCATTGAGCGAAAGGAAACCATATGGATGCATGATATGCTACAAGAAATGGGTCAAGAAATTGTTAGTCATGAATCCCCTAAAGAGCTTGGTGGACGTAGAAGGTTGTCGCTTTATGAGGACGTACTTTTTGTATTGAAGAATAATATT GGAACAGTGGTAGTTGAAGGCATAAAGTTAAACACACCTATTGAAATAGAAGAACACTTGAGTGCTGAAGCCTTCtcaaagatgaaaaaattgagattgcttaaaattGGCTATGAGCAACCTCCACAAGACCTCATTAGAGGTCCTGTCCAACTTCCACAAGGTCTCAGTTATCTTTCTAATGAGTTACGTGCAATAGATTGGCATGGATATCCTTTAAAATCCATGCCAACTAgtttccaaccaaacaaacttGTTGAATTGAGAATGCATTACAGCGACATCAAACAACTATGGAAAGGAATTATG GTTTTAAACGAGTTAAAACTCATTGACCTCAGTGACTCTCAAAACTTGATTGAGATCCCGGATCTTAGTGGAGTCCCAAATCTTAAGCAACTGATTCTCCAACGTTGTACAAGACTATATAAGATGCATGCATCTCTTGGAGATCTCAAATGGCTTATTCGATTGGATTTAAATGGTTGTAAATGTCTCGAAAGCCTTCCTTACAAGATCAGCTTGGAAGCTcttgaatttttcaatcttaATGGTTGTTCAAAACTAAAGAAATTTCCAGATATTGTGGAAAATATGCCACGTTTGTCAAAACTTTGTTTGAGTGAGACTGCTATAAAAGATCTATCATTATTAGTGATACACTCAACTGGCCTTATAGAATTGGATCTAAGAGATTGCAAAAACCTTTCAAGTCTACCCATTGCAATTTGTAGTTTGATGTCTCTAAAAACTCTCAATTTATCTAGCTGCCCAAAACTTGATGAATTGCCAGAAAATTTAGGGAAAATTGAAGGTTTGGAGGAGTTAGATGTGAGTGGGACTGCTATAACGGGCCTACCTTCATCCGTTGTTCACTTGAAAAATCTCAAAGAACTATCTCTCTCCAGATGTGTGGGGCTATCATCTAAATCATTTAAGCTCACAAGGCTTCCTTTAATGCAACCTAGAAGAAGTCCAGATCCCATGGGCATGCTAGAGCGTTCTTTAATAGGCTTATGCTCTTTGACCAAACTTGATCTAAGTTATTGCTATGTTCAGACAATTCCTAATGTTCTTGGGTGCTTGTTATCTTTAGAACATTTAAATCTAAGgggaaataattttgtttccCTTCCTGAAAGTATCATTCAACTATCTAATCTGAGATGGCTTTATATGGGTGGTTGCACTCATCTTCGAATGTTGCCCAAGCTTCCATTAAATATTGAGTATATTGATGCAACAATGTGTACCTCATTGGAAACATTATCTTTAAGACCAGAATACGATTTTCAGCCGATATTTCGTCTTCTCAATTGCGACAATTTGATCAAGAATCAAGGCTACGGTGACCTATTTTCAACAATACTAGGACGTTATATCATTAATACCCAg GGTCTGCATAATTATCCTTTTTACCATCTCATTCCTGGAAGTGAAATTCCGAAATGGTT